The Candida dubliniensis CD36 chromosome 2, complete sequence genome contains a region encoding:
- a CDS encoding phosphatidylinositol-3-phosphate-binding protein, putative (Similar to S. cerevisiae PIB2;~In S. cerevisiae: involved in telomere-proximal repression of gene expression) → MSTTITMNTTTNIEEDNNKNKNENENETNNKFTINSTLPSNTTTKENDQNEQQQQQQETHQSESKQEDIKNENAINSVTDKPIDNDTKDEDSPTKSDLSFAKKDLSKSRTQSFQSVLSTASLKSLKQQVLTNSIITNNGNNTANNVPQMHRNNSTISTHNLMRSNSTINNSKNFSSFIQAPVLSSIQKPEEDCQIGQQLPFDGSSSRTRANSSDENDEDNIVQQQNLTLKALKKLSLSPRPVTNPDDISVTREEEAKSKLVKEPYQPAEVDLSSFASLTRQPKQPHKFSSSSNDTTQKSAGPVENPANKSESSLSQYHSDIQQHQLNAIQRQLQPEKFNTSPNTSRTKHQILPGQLTHPQLHHHQQPPQQQQQQQQQNQHQHHQSQAYTNFPHPHPTSGIPAAVVPPTDFNAKRKPSIPKMHFQQQQQQQGIHGHTNISPESPNQNTQNHHLNHARSTKHLQQIKGLRNPMYVPAVLRVSQNGLSTPNRSQSNSPEELSSSPQQSYCNQQQRSQHQQHQEQPQDHYESYLQAFNKKDIVANSSNASVRSTDSGISIDSSMSTTSGQLGSLTGFLSFNSNNGKNYDFVSRAPPTRKHWIKDEVALKCGIPTCPKVFNFFERRHHCRKCGGIFCKQHTSHSLYINHLAQFTTGGRGTLSKVCDNCIEEYNQFIAKEFGVNVHSTKPSIPNKSTEQKIESKNNVHSQSGLDTGAAYQSQQQSFIPTTQTHNYSNNTASNNIVAVSNDSGNSRNDQLVGSVPANWTWSSF, encoded by the coding sequence ATGTCAACTACCATCACTATGAACACAACGACCAATATTGAGGAAGATAataacaagaacaagaacgaaaatgaaaatgaaaccaataataaattcacAATTAATAGTACCTTGCCCTCTAACACAACTACCAAAGAAAATGACCAAAacgaacaacaacaacaacaacaagaaacaCATCAGTCAGAATCAAAACAAGAAGATATAAAAAACGAGAATGCTATAAATTCAGTAACAGATAAACCTATAGACAATGACACCAAAGATGAAGATTCACCAACAAAGTCAGATCTTTCCTTTGCTAAAAAAGATTTAAGTAAATCAAGAACACAATCTTTCCAATCAGTCTTATCAACGGCTTCCTTAAAATCACTAAAACAACAAGTGTTAACAAATTCCATCATTACAAATAATGGAAACAACACCGCCAATAATGTCCCACAAATGCATAGAAATAACAGCACCATAAGTACTCACAATTTAATGCGTAGTAATTCgacaataaataattccAAGAATTTCCTGTCATTCATCCAAGCCCCAGTATTATCAAGCATCCAAAAACCCGAGGAAGACTGTCAAATTGGACAACAGTTGCCGTTTGATGGTAGCTCATCGAGAACAAGAGCCAATAGCagtgatgaaaatgatgagGATAATATAGTACAGCAACAAAATTTAACATTGAAAGcgttgaagaaattaagTTTGTCTCCTAGACCAGTTACTAATCCTGATGATATATCCGTGACAAGGGAGGAGGAAGCGAAAAGTAAACTAGTAAAAGAACCATATCAACCTGCTGAAGTCGATTTGTCATCATTTGCAAGTTTAACCAGACAACCAAAACAACCTCATAAGTTTTCATCTCTGTCAAACGATACCACGCAAAAATCAGCTGGACCAGTAGAAAACCCAGCAAACAAATCCGAATCTAGTTTATCTCAGTATCATAGTGAcatacaacaacatcaactaAATGCAATCCAACGACAATTGCAACCagaaaaattcaatacatCACCAAACACAAGTCGTACAAAGCATCAAATATTACCTGGACAATTAACACATCCCCAATtacaccaccaccaacaaccgccacaacaacaacagcaacaacaacaacagaacCAGCATCAGCATCATCAATCACAGGCGTATACAAATTTCCCTCACCCTCATCCAACATCAGGCATTCCGGCAGCAGTTGTACCACCCACTGATTTTAATGCGAAAAGAAAACCACTGATTCCAAAAATGCActtccaacaacaacagcagcagcaggGTATTCATGGTCATACTAATATAAGTCCTGAATCTCCAAATCAGAATACCCAAAACCACCACCTTAATCATGCTCGATCAACCAAACATTTACAACAAATCAAAGGATTACGCAACCCAATGTATGTTCCTGCTGTTCTCAGAGTGTCCCAAAATGGATTATCCACACCTAACAGATCACAATCAAACTCACCAGAAGAGCTTTCATCTTCACCGCAACAACTGTATTGTAACCAACAGCAACGTCtgcaacatcaacaacaccaaGAACAACCACAAGATCATTATGAATCCTATTTACAAGCATTCAACAAGAAAGATATTGTAGCGAACTCATCGAATGCATCAGTTCGATCAACAGACTCGggaatttcaattgattcaagtATGTCTACCACCAGTGGCCAATTGGGATCACTAACGGGATTTTTATCTTTCAACTCCAACAATGGTAAAAATTATGATTTTGTTCTGAGAGCTCCACCTACTAGAAAGCATTGGATCAAAGATGAAGTGGCTTTAAAATGTGGTATACCCACTTGTCCTAAAGtgtttaatttctttgaaaGGAGACATCATTGTCGGAAATGTGGAGGAATATTTTGTAAACAACATACTTCACACAGTCTTTATATCAATCATTTAGCACAATTTACTACCGGAGGTAGAGGTACCTTATCAAAAGTGTGTGATAATTGTATTGAAGAatacaatcaattcatAGCGAAAGAGTTTGGAGTTAATGTTCACAGTACTAAACCTAGTATACCTAATAAATCAACcgaacaaaaaattgagaGTAAAAATAATGTGCATTCACAATCTGGACTTGATACCGGTGCTGCTTATCAATCACAGCAACAGAGTTTCATTCCTACAACACAAACGCATAACTATTCCAATAACACTGCTAGCAATAATATTGTTGCCGTCTCTAATGATAGTGGGAATAGTAGAAATGACCAATTGGTAGGTAGTGTTCCTGCAAATTGGACTTGGAGTTCATTTTAG
- a CDS encoding succinate dehydrogenase cytochrome b subunit, mitochondrial precursor, putative (3 probable transmembrane helices predicted for ZZZ1490 by TMHMM2.0 at aa 78-100, 110-132 and 153-175) yields MISRVGLLKRPTVSTLNNYVKLQSTLGLKRYTSTVSATSNQEQEILVAQRKNRPTSPHLQIYQPQLTWIMSSFHRITGVAMAGAFYGLTCGFAATSILNIPFDTTTLISYFTALPIFAQYGLKAICAYPFVFHIGNGIRHLIWDFGKELTIPGVYRTGYVVLAVTAVIGSYLAFLW; encoded by the coding sequence ATGATTTCTCGTGTTGGATTATTAAAAAGACCTACTGTTTCCACATTAAACAACTATGTCAAATTACAATCGACATTAGGTCTTAAAAGATATACATCAACTGTATCAGCAACTTCTaatcaagaacaagaaatatTAGTTGCTCAACGTAAAAATAGACCAACATCACCTCATTtacaaatttatcaaccaCAATTAACCTGGATTATGTCATCATTCCATAGAATCACTGGTGTTGCTATGGCTGGAGCATTTTATGGTTTAACTTGTGGATTTGCTGCTActtcaattttaaatatCCCATTTGATACTACTACtttaatttcttatttCACAGCATTACCAATTTTTGCTCAATATGGTTTAAAAGCTATTTGTGCTTATccatttgtttttcataTTGGTAATGGAATTAGACATTTGATTTGGGATTTTGGTAAAGAATTAACCATCCCTGGTGTTTATAGAACTGGGTATGTTGTTTTAGCTGTTACTGCTGTCATTGGAAGTTATTTGGCTTTCTTATGGTAG